The Camelus bactrianus isolate YW-2024 breed Bactrian camel chromosome 12, ASM4877302v1, whole genome shotgun sequence genome includes a window with the following:
- the LOC105076388 gene encoding olfactory receptor 10C1-like, with protein sequence MPGSEPIMSGNRSLCTTFTFVAFSSLEELQPVLFVVFLTIYLFTVGGNLLIICLIGATPSLHTPMYFFLVNVSFLELCYITSVGPQMLVHLLVETKTISVRGCAAQMYVFTILGLTECCLLAAMAYDRFVAICHPLHYTLLMGPPVCLKLAAASWTTGVVVESAQTTWLFTLPFCGTGEIQHFLCDIMPVVKLACVDMSHNEIVLFAVSALFVMSPCLLTLCSYARVLLTILGIPSAAGRRKASSTCSSHVLVVSLFYGTALFACLQPKAAHSPQTDKAAALMYTVVTPALNPVIYTLRNQDVKEAFQRLTRRSPFRQMA encoded by the coding sequence ATGCCTGGCTCTGAGCCGATTATGAGTGGAAACCGGTCCCTCTGCACCACGTTCACGTTTGTGGCGTTTTCCTCCCTGGAAGAGTTACAGCCTGTGCTCTTTGTTGTGTTCCTAACCATTTACTTGTTCACGGTGGGAGGGAACCTCCTCATCATCTGCTTGATCGGGGCCACCCCTTCCCTGCACACGCCCATGTATTTCTTCCTGGTCAACGTCTCCTTTCTGGAGCTGTGCTACATCACCAGCGTGGGGCCTCAGATGCTGGTGCACCTGCTGGTGGAGACCAAGACCATCAGTGTGCGAGGCTGTGCAGCTCAGATGTACGTATTTACCATCCTGGGACTGACAGAGTGCTGCCTGCTAGCAGCCATGGCTTATGACCGCTTTGTAGCCATCTGTCACCCGCTGCATTACACTCTGCTGATGGGCCCTCCCGTGTGCCTGAAATTGGCCGCAGCATCGTGGACCACCGGGGTCGTGGTGGAGTCAGCCCAGACCACGTGGCTCTTCACTCTGCCCTTCTGCGGAACAGGAGAGATTCAGCACTTTCTTTGCGACATCATGCCTGTCGTGAAACTGGCTTGTGTTGACATGTCCCACAATGAGATTGTGCTGTTTGCTGTGTCCGCGCTCTTCGTCATGAGTCCCTGCCTGCTCACCCTGTGCTCCTACGCGCGCGTTCTGCTGACCATCTTGGGAATCCCTTCGGCCGCCGGCAGACGCAAAGCTTCCTCCACTTGCTCCTCTCACGTCCTGGTTGTTTCTCTCTTCTATGGCACCGCCCTGTTCGCGTGCCTCCAGCCGAAGGCTGCGCACTCTCCGCAAACAGACAAAGCCGCTGCGCTCATGTACACGGTGGTCACGCCCGCTCTGAATCCCGTCATCTACACCTTGAGGAACCAGgacgtgaaggaagcctttcagaGACTAACACGAAGGAGCCCTTTCAGACAAATGGCCTGA